GACGCTGGCCATGGAAGCTCCCCCGCGCAAGAGCGCGCCCGTGCGCAAGCGCGAGATCTTCGGCTGGTGTTGCTACGATTTCGCCAATTCGGCTTTTGTGACCGTGGTCATCACGGTCGTGTTCGGTCCGTTTTTCACGGGTTTCGTCGCGGTCGGTGCCGCGGCACCTAACACTTTGTGGAGCGGTGTCCTGGCTGCTTCGCAGATGCTTGTCATCGTGTTCGGTCCGGTGCTTGGTGTGATGGCCGATGTGACGGGTGCGAAAAAGCG
This region of Chthoniobacterales bacterium genomic DNA includes:
- a CDS encoding MFS transporter; translated protein: MEAPPRKSAPVRKREIFGWCCYDFANSAFVTVVITVVFGPFFTGFVAVGAAAPNTLWSGVLAASQMLVIVFGPVLGVMADVTGAKKR